Within Clostridiales bacterium, the genomic segment ATAAGAAGGCCTGAAGAGTTATAGTCAAGCCTTCCTACAGGGAACACCCTCTCCTTGACTCCCTTTATGAGATCGGTCACAATGGGCCTGTGAAACTGCTCCTTCAAAGATGTTATATAACCCTTCGGTTTATTAAGCATTATATAAACTTTAGAAGAAGCCTTTTTAGCTATTTTCCCTTTATACTTTACAACATCTTTTTCAATGTCGATCTTAACGCCCATATCCTTTACGACTATATCATTTACTTTGACTAACCCGTTTTTTATAAGTTCCTCGGATTTTCTCCTGGATGCTATTCCGCATTCCGCCAGATATTTCTGCAGCCTTTCTTCCATAAACGTCCACCCTTAAATCATCGTTCAACTAAAAAAATAATCGTTAGAATCACTGATTGAATTTTTTATATATATCTTCCTTGCTCTTTATAGGAATCGAATATATTATATTATCATTATAATACATTTCAAGGTGTCCGAGCTGTTGATTTTTGTAAACAGGTGCCGTTATGCTCTCGGGCAGCACTACTTTATAACTTATGCCTCTCATTTCATCATCAGATAAGGATACAGATAAACTACCTTCTATGCCTGCACATACCTTCTTCTTGTTTCCTCCCGTCACCCGTATTGTATAAGTATGTTTGGCTTCATCTACAAGCACATTTTTATTATACTTTTCTATTGCGTATCCCAGCAGTTTTTTTGAATCACCCCATCTGTTTGAGGAGTTCAATGTAACGGATATAAACCTTTTCCCGTCCTTGGTGACAGATGACACCAAACATTTACCGGCTTTTGCAGTATAGCCTGTTTTTACTCCGTCGGCACCTTCCATGCTGTATAGCATTTTATTTATATTATGGAACGACATATTGCCGTAAGGCCCTTCAACTAAAACTGCCTTAGTGGATACTATTTTGGAAAACGTTTCATTCTGCAGTGCATATCTCGTTATCAGGGCGAGATCATAGGCAGTGGTGAAATGGCCATCCGAATCCAAACCATGGGGAGTTAAATAGTGGGTATCAAAGGCTCCTATGTCGAATGCTTTGCTAGTCATCATTGAGGCGAATTGCTCCACGCTTTTGCCCACATGTTCGGCTATCGCAATGGCGCAGTCATTGCCTGACTGAAGCATTAATCCATATAAAAGCTGCTCCATGGTCATTTTCTGGCCTTCCTTCAGCCCAACTGTAGAACCTCCGACGGAACTTGCTCTCTTTGAAACTGTTACAATATCATCCAATCTGGAATTTTCAAGTGCCACTATGGCGGTCATTATTTTTGTGGTACTTGCCATAGGCACTATCATGTCGTCGCATTTACCGAATAAAACCCTTCCGGAATCATAATCCATTACCACTGCGTACCATGTATTTATGCCTGGAGTTTTAATCTGGTTCTGCTCTGCATGAACATATTTAAAAGGTAGAAACAAAGATAAAAAAACTATCAAGCATATCGTCTTCTTCAATTTGTATCACCCCATTTATTAAAACTGCAATTGCCGTGAAAACCCCTGCCATATCTTCGATTCGTAATTTGAGCCTATCATAAATAGGATTATGTTATTTTGAGCAACGAATGAGCATTATGAAAGTTTTGATAAGTTCTTGGCTTTGCCGACGCTTAAGAATCCAAGAGCTTTTGAAACTTATCTTTGCTCAGACATTCAAAGTTTCATATTACGGATTGAAGTTGCCATAGGGTACTGCGTCAAAATTTATCCTTATATATGAAATAAGCCACCTTTAAGTGGCTCATTCTTTTTCATGTTCATCAAATTCGTGAATTTCACTGTTTTTTCCCTTTTCCTTGCCCGGCACGC encodes:
- a CDS encoding D-alanyl-D-alanine carboxypeptidase family protein, giving the protein MKKTICLIVFLSLFLPFKYVHAEQNQIKTPGINTWYAVVMDYDSGRVLFGKCDDMIVPMASTTKIMTAIVALENSRLDDIVTVSKRASSVGGSTVGLKEGQKMTMEQLLYGLMLQSGNDCAIAIAEHVGKSVEQFASMMTSKAFDIGAFDTHYLTPHGLDSDGHFTTAYDLALITRYALQNETFSKIVSTKAVLVEGPYGNMSFHNINKMLYSMEGADGVKTGYTAKAGKCLVSSVTKDGKRFISVTLNSSNRWGDSKKLLGYAIEKYNKNVLVDEAKHTYTIRVTGGNKKKVCAGIEGSLSVSLSDDEMRGISYKVVLPESITAPVYKNQQLGHLEMYYNDNIIYSIPIKSKEDIYKKFNQ